In Arthrobacter sp. B3I9, the following are encoded in one genomic region:
- the groES gene encoding co-chaperone GroES, with translation MSVSIKPLEDRIVVRPLEAEQTTASGLVIPDSAQEKPQEGEVVAVGPGRFDDNGNRVPVDVTVGDVVIYSKYGGTEVKTGGNEYLVLSARDVLAIVVK, from the coding sequence TTGTCGGTCTCTATTAAGCCTCTTGAGGATCGTATTGTTGTCCGCCCGCTCGAAGCCGAGCAGACCACGGCTTCCGGCCTGGTCATCCCGGACTCCGCGCAGGAAAAGCCGCAGGAAGGCGAAGTTGTCGCAGTAGGCCCCGGCCGCTTTGACGACAACGGCAACCGCGTGCCGGTCGATGTCACCGTCGGCGACGTTGTCATCTACTCCAAGTACGGCGGAACCGAAGTTAAGACCGGCGGCAACGAGTACCTCGTGCTGTCCGCCCGCGACGTTCTGGCGATCGTCGTAAAGTAA
- the groL gene encoding chaperonin GroEL (60 kDa chaperone family; promotes refolding of misfolded polypeptides especially under stressful conditions; forms two stacked rings of heptamers to form a barrel-shaped 14mer; ends can be capped by GroES; misfolded proteins enter the barrel where they are refolded when GroES binds), whose protein sequence is MAKQLAFNDAARRSLEAGIDKLANTVKVTLGPRGRNVVLDKKWGAPTITNDGVTIAREVELDDPYENLGAQLAKEVATKTNDVAGDGTTTATVLAQALVKEGLRNVAAGAAPGQIKRGIEVSVEAVAARLLENARPVEGTQVANVASISAQSDEVGELLAEAFGKVGKDGVITIEESSTTQTELVLTEGMQFDKGYLSPYFVTDAERQEAVLEDALILINQGKISSVQEFLPLLEKALQSSKPLFIIAEDVEGEALSTLIVNRIRGTLNVVAVKAPGFGDRRKAMLQDIATLTGAQVVSPELGLSLDTVGLEVLGTARRITVTKDNTTIVDGAGSAEDVAARVAQLRAELTRTDSDWDKEKLQERLAKLAGGIGVIKVGAATEVELKEKKHRIEDAVSSTRAALEEGIVAGGGSALIHALKALDEDPAVQALEGDAAAAVGIVRRALTQPLRWIAQNAGFDGYVVVAKVAESANNQGFNAKTGEYEDLISAGVIDPVKVTRAALRNAASIAALVLTTETLVVEKPADEDEHAGHQH, encoded by the coding sequence ATGGCAAAGCAGCTTGCGTTTAACGACGCTGCCCGCCGGTCGCTTGAAGCCGGCATCGATAAGCTCGCCAACACGGTCAAGGTGACGCTCGGCCCGCGCGGCCGCAACGTCGTGCTGGACAAGAAGTGGGGCGCGCCCACCATCACGAATGACGGCGTCACGATCGCCCGTGAAGTCGAACTGGACGACCCCTACGAAAACCTTGGCGCGCAGCTTGCCAAGGAGGTCGCCACCAAGACCAACGACGTCGCCGGTGACGGCACCACCACCGCAACGGTGCTGGCACAGGCTCTGGTCAAGGAAGGCCTCCGCAACGTTGCGGCCGGTGCCGCCCCGGGCCAGATCAAGCGCGGCATCGAGGTCTCGGTCGAGGCCGTCGCAGCCCGCCTGCTCGAGAACGCCCGTCCGGTCGAGGGCACCCAGGTTGCCAACGTGGCCTCCATCTCCGCGCAGAGCGACGAGGTCGGCGAGCTCCTGGCCGAAGCCTTCGGCAAGGTCGGCAAGGATGGTGTGATCACCATCGAGGAATCCTCCACCACGCAGACCGAACTGGTCCTGACCGAGGGCATGCAGTTCGACAAGGGCTACCTGTCCCCGTACTTCGTCACCGACGCGGAACGCCAGGAAGCAGTCCTCGAAGACGCTCTGATCCTGATCAACCAGGGCAAGATCTCCTCGGTGCAGGAATTCCTGCCGCTGCTGGAAAAGGCGCTGCAGAGCTCCAAGCCGCTCTTCATCATTGCCGAAGACGTCGAAGGCGAAGCCCTCTCCACGCTGATCGTCAACCGCATCCGCGGTACCCTGAACGTCGTTGCGGTCAAGGCTCCGGGTTTCGGTGACCGCCGCAAGGCCATGCTGCAGGACATCGCCACCCTCACCGGCGCGCAGGTTGTCTCGCCGGAACTGGGCCTGAGCCTGGACACCGTCGGCCTCGAGGTGCTCGGCACCGCCCGGCGCATCACCGTCACGAAGGACAACACCACCATCGTCGACGGCGCCGGTTCGGCCGAGGACGTTGCAGCACGGGTCGCCCAGCTGCGCGCCGAGCTGACCCGCACCGATTCCGACTGGGACAAGGAAAAGCTCCAGGAACGCCTGGCCAAGCTGGCCGGCGGCATCGGCGTGATCAAGGTCGGCGCTGCCACCGAGGTCGAGCTGAAGGAAAAGAAGCACCGCATCGAGGACGCCGTGTCCTCCACCCGCGCTGCCCTCGAAGAAGGCATCGTGGCTGGCGGCGGCTCGGCCCTCATCCACGCCCTCAAGGCCCTGGACGAGGATCCTGCTGTTCAGGCGCTCGAAGGTGACGCGGCAGCTGCTGTCGGCATCGTCCGCCGCGCCCTGACCCAGCCGCTTCGCTGGATCGCCCAGAACGCGGGCTTCGACGGCTATGTCGTCGTTGCCAAGGTGGCCGAATCCGCCAACAACCAGGGCTTCAACGCCAAGACCGGCGAGTACGAAGACCTCATTTCCGCCGGCGTCATCGACCCGGTCAAGGTGACGCGCGCAGCACTGCGCAATGCCGCCTCGATCGCGGCGCTGGTTCTCACCACGGAAACCCTCGTGGTTGAGAAGCCGGCGGACGAGGACGAGCACGCGGGCCACCAGCACTGA